The Methanobacterium lacus genome includes a region encoding these proteins:
- the aroD gene encoding type I 3-dehydroquinate dehydratase, with translation MKQLFNKTRICVPILEKTYESALESSKSSINAGADILELRIDFIENSDPDAVKNLIQEINFPLIATNRRREENGFFKGSESDRIEILLEAAKVAEIVDIELGTELDNLNKIVKKSKLAIVSYHDFEKTPDKDFLLEIVNKELKLGDIAKFAVMPKTMADTLIVLNVLSEVENTVAISMGDIGSYTRVVAPLFGSPLTFASYENSSAPGQLNIETTRDFINKLLIH, from the coding sequence GTGAAGCAATTGTTCAACAAAACCAGAATATGTGTACCAATTTTAGAAAAAACATATGAATCTGCTTTAGAGTCATCTAAATCTTCTATTAATGCTGGAGCTGACATTTTAGAACTTAGGATAGACTTCATAGAAAATTCTGATCCAGATGCTGTTAAGAATCTTATTCAAGAAATAAACTTCCCATTAATAGCAACAAACAGAAGAAGGGAAGAAAATGGATTTTTTAAGGGTTCAGAATCAGATAGAATAGAAATTCTTTTAGAAGCAGCAAAGGTAGCTGAGATTGTTGACATAGAACTGGGAACTGAATTGGACAATCTAAATAAAATCGTGAAAAAATCTAAACTGGCCATTGTTTCTTATCACGATTTTGAAAAAACCCCTGATAAAGATTTTTTATTGGAAATTGTGAATAAAGAACTGAAATTAGGAGATATAGCGAAATTTGCTGTCATGCCAAAAACAATGGCTGACACCTTGATTGTATTAAATGTTCTATCAGAGGTAGAAAACACTGTGGCCATCTCAATGGGTGATATTGGAAGTTACACAAGGGTTGTAGCACCCCTTTTTGGATCTCCATTAACATTTGCCTCGTATGAAAACAGCTCAGCCCCGGGACAGTTAAACATTGAAACAACCAGGGACTTCATTAATAAACTATTGATACATTAA
- a CDS encoding YwbE family protein gives MNGKNRKDIKPGKEVFIVLKKDQRTGKRSKGVVADILTNKSFHPHGIKVRLTDGRVGRVQEIVGSD, from the coding sequence ATGAACGGAAAAAACAGGAAAGATATAAAACCAGGAAAAGAAGTGTTTATTGTGCTTAAAAAGGATCAAAGAACTGGTAAACGATCCAAGGGTGTAGTAGCTGATATTTTAACCAACAAATCATTCCATCCACATGGCATAAAAGTTAGGCTAACAGATGGCAGGGTGGGAAGAGTTCAGGAAATTGTTGGTAGCGATTAA
- a CDS encoding zinc metalloprotease HtpX, with product MVRSSTLLLKLRLFLAPVILFAILYLILALVLSYFHIGYTYIYVGLAILLVLVQYLLGPKMVESSMRVHYVSEQEAPKLHAMITDLAMKAGVPKPKVGISEINVPNAFAFGRTKKDGRICVTRGILRILDEGELEAVLGHEMSHIKHSDMIVMTLISVVPLICYYIFISMLFQDRDNGYGMIIGLGALGAYLVGQLLVLFISRTREYYADQGSVDLGCKPHNLASALYKLVYGSATSNKDEIKEVEGYKAFFVNDVTDARNEINDLQQLDLNMDGKISEEELSRLRYSDTKVGTGQSVMELLSTHPNMVKRVKRLSELA from the coding sequence ATGGTTAGATCAAGTACATTATTACTTAAATTAAGGCTATTTTTAGCCCCGGTAATTCTATTTGCAATTCTTTACCTGATCCTAGCACTCGTCTTATCCTACTTCCACATTGGATACACATATATCTATGTGGGCCTTGCCATATTGCTGGTGTTGGTCCAGTATCTGTTGGGTCCTAAGATGGTGGAATCATCAATGCGTGTGCATTATGTTAGTGAGCAGGAAGCACCCAAGTTACATGCAATGATCACAGATCTTGCAATGAAAGCAGGCGTACCAAAACCTAAAGTAGGTATTTCAGAAATAAATGTTCCCAATGCCTTTGCCTTTGGAAGAACCAAAAAAGACGGCAGAATATGTGTAACTAGGGGAATTTTAAGAATTCTAGATGAAGGAGAACTTGAAGCAGTCTTAGGGCATGAAATGTCCCATATCAAACACAGTGACATGATTGTAATGACCCTAATAAGTGTTGTTCCCCTGATCTGTTACTACATCTTCATAAGTATGCTGTTCCAAGACAGAGACAATGGTTATGGAATGATCATCGGTCTCGGTGCATTAGGAGCATACCTAGTTGGACAGCTCTTAGTACTGTTCATTTCAAGAACAAGGGAATACTACGCTGACCAGGGAAGTGTGGATCTGGGATGTAAACCACACAACCTTGCAAGTGCTCTTTACAAACTGGTTTACGGATCTGCAACCAGTAACAAAGATGAAATAAAGGAAGTTGAAGGTTACAAGGCTTTCTTTGTAAATGACGTTACTGATGCTAGAAATGAAATTAACGATTTACAACAGCTGGATCTTAACATGGATGGAAAAATAAGTGAAGAAGAACTTTCAAGACTCAGGTACTCTGATACTAAGGTAGGTACCGGTCAAAGTGTTATGGAACTCTTATCAACCCATCCTAACATGGTCAAAAGAGTTAAAAGATTGTCTGAACTGGCTTAG
- a CDS encoding DedA family protein, with protein sequence MIGILENLSNLAINLINSLGYWGVFIAMTVESACIPLPSEITMPFSGFVVYQGTTNMTLIGITIVGALGNLFGSLIAYYVGLIGGRPLLEKYGKYVFITHSKLELADKWFEKYGYEAVFISRLLPIIRTFISLPAGITHMDLKKFVTYTFLGSLPWCFALAYLGLILGPHWEIIKTYFHILDYFVVLGIVIVVGYLVYKYKFKSSST encoded by the coding sequence ATGATTGGAATCCTTGAAAACTTAAGCAACCTTGCTATTAATCTTATTAATAGTTTGGGATACTGGGGAGTTTTCATAGCAATGACAGTGGAAAGTGCATGCATTCCCCTTCCAAGTGAAATTACAATGCCTTTTAGTGGTTTTGTTGTGTACCAAGGCACAACCAACATGACACTTATAGGAATAACTATAGTGGGTGCTTTAGGAAACCTTTTTGGTTCATTAATAGCTTACTACGTGGGTTTAATTGGAGGTAGGCCATTACTTGAAAAGTATGGGAAATACGTATTTATTACACACAGCAAATTGGAATTGGCAGATAAATGGTTTGAAAAGTATGGATACGAAGCAGTGTTTATAAGCAGACTTCTTCCAATTATCCGAACCTTCATTTCCCTTCCAGCGGGAATTACCCATATGGATCTGAAAAAATTTGTGACCTACACATTTCTTGGTTCGCTTCCATGGTGCTTTGCACTCGCTTACCTTGGATTGATACTTGGTCCCCACTGGGAAATCATTAAAACCTACTTCCATATTCTGGATTATTTTGTTGTTTTAGGTATAGTGATTGTTGTGGGTTACCTAGTTTACAAATATAAATTCAAATCTTCAAGCACCTAA
- a CDS encoding replication factor C large subunit: MLWTEKYSPKNFDEVLGNVKIKDEILNWTEDWLLGKTSQCILLIGPPGTGKTTMAHLAANEFSEYIELNASDKRSYDILKNTIGESSLSKSLYGDGLKLIILDEVDGIHGNEDRGGTRAINQIVKDGKHPIIMMANDPYSKRLQSLKPKCNTLIMRKVHTNSIVSLLKKICVKEGVEFEEHVIRNLAKRSNGDLRTAINDLEVIARGQERITSEDLELLSSKDDIVNIFDTVRTVLKSKDPKRVRAAMRVDSEPSFILEIITENIPKEYEKVNEIQSAYEKISQADLYLGRAFNTRIYTYWKYAYELMGLGVALSKAETYKKFSRLTNSSIFPKLSKSRGNRNLEDKVAEKMGHKLHASKKVVKEQFPYMKIMFQNDETAHELATYFDLADDEVKLFRSRKIKVKKSKKKPTKSNKSATSISTPKLSGDPKVETSKKVDVEAKVSSKKKSRSKKVKNEDKAVKKSSKDTENENDSEKTSKDSQMSLFNFKK, encoded by the coding sequence ATGTTGTGGACAGAAAAGTACAGTCCCAAAAACTTCGATGAAGTTCTTGGAAATGTCAAGATCAAAGATGAAATCCTTAACTGGACAGAAGACTGGTTACTTGGCAAAACTAGCCAGTGTATTCTTCTCATTGGACCACCAGGTACTGGTAAAACTACCATGGCCCATCTGGCAGCCAACGAATTTTCAGAGTACATAGAGCTAAATGCAAGTGACAAAAGATCATACGATATCCTGAAAAACACCATTGGAGAGTCTTCACTTTCAAAATCACTTTATGGTGACGGACTCAAACTAATAATACTTGATGAAGTGGATGGAATTCATGGAAATGAAGATAGGGGCGGTACTAGAGCCATAAATCAGATTGTTAAGGATGGTAAACACCCTATAATAATGATGGCAAACGACCCTTACAGTAAAAGGTTACAGAGTCTTAAACCTAAATGTAACACCTTAATAATGCGTAAAGTTCATACAAATTCAATTGTGTCTTTACTTAAGAAGATCTGTGTCAAGGAAGGTGTTGAATTTGAGGAACACGTGATTAGAAACCTTGCAAAAAGATCGAATGGTGACCTTAGGACTGCAATTAACGATCTAGAAGTTATTGCTAGGGGTCAAGAGAGAATTACCTCCGAAGATCTTGAACTACTATCCTCAAAGGATGATATAGTCAACATATTCGATACAGTTAGAACAGTGCTAAAGAGCAAGGATCCAAAGCGGGTAAGGGCTGCCATGAGGGTTGATTCAGAACCTTCTTTCATACTGGAAATAATCACAGAAAATATTCCGAAGGAATATGAGAAGGTTAATGAAATACAAAGTGCCTACGAAAAGATTTCACAGGCAGATCTCTACCTTGGAAGAGCATTTAATACACGTATTTACACCTACTGGAAATATGCCTATGAATTAATGGGTCTAGGAGTTGCACTATCCAAGGCAGAAACTTATAAAAAGTTTTCCAGACTCACCAACTCTTCAATCTTTCCAAAACTTTCTAAAAGCCGTGGCAATAGAAATTTGGAAGATAAAGTTGCGGAGAAAATGGGCCACAAACTTCATGCATCCAAGAAGGTTGTTAAGGAACAGTTCCCCTACATGAAGATAATGTTTCAAAATGATGAAACAGCCCACGAACTTGCCACATACTTTGATCTAGCTGATGATGAAGTTAAATTGTTCAGATCCAGAAAGATAAAGGTCAAAAAATCAAAGAAGAAACCTACGAAGTCCAATAAATCTGCAACAAGCATCAGTACCCCAAAATTATCAGGTGATCCAAAAGTTGAAACTTCAAAGAAGGTTGATGTTGAAGCTAAAGTGAGTTCAAAGAAAAAATCCCGTTCTAAAAAAGTTAAAAATGAAGATAAAGCTGTTAAAAAGTCTTCTAAAGATACTGAAAATGAGAATGATTCAGAAAAAACTAGTAAAGATTCACAGATGTCTCTGTTTAATTTTAAGAAATAA
- a CDS encoding replication factor C small subunit, producing the protein MNAPWVEKYRPQTLDEVVGQEHTILRLKRYVKEGNMPNLMFTGPAGVGKTTTSIALAKEMLGEYWRQNFLELNASDARGIDTVRNDIKSFCRLKAVGSPFRIIFLDEVDNMTKDAQHALRREMEMYTKTSSFILSCNYSSKIIDPIQSRCAIFRFVPVKGHQIIKRLEYIAQAEGLKIDIAAIESIVYFAEGDMRRAVNILQASSSAGEEVTEESVDEVVSKAKPKDVKKIVNKALDGDFIGARELLRDVMVVQGTSGEDMVTQIYQEVSKMALDGSLNEDIYINLVESIGETDYRIREGSNPRIQLEALLTKFLINSKAD; encoded by the coding sequence ATGAATGCTCCATGGGTTGAAAAATACAGACCACAAACACTGGATGAAGTTGTGGGTCAAGAACATACAATATTACGACTTAAAAGATACGTTAAAGAGGGCAATATGCCCAATCTCATGTTTACAGGTCCTGCAGGTGTTGGGAAAACAACAACTTCCATTGCACTGGCAAAGGAAATGCTCGGCGAATACTGGAGACAGAACTTCTTAGAGCTGAACGCTTCTGATGCTAGAGGAATTGATACAGTTAGAAATGATATTAAGAGTTTTTGTCGTTTGAAAGCTGTTGGATCACCCTTTAGAATTATTTTCCTAGATGAAGTTGATAACATGACCAAGGATGCTCAGCATGCCTTGAGAAGGGAGATGGAAATGTACACAAAAACATCTTCATTCATACTTTCATGTAACTACTCATCTAAGATCATTGATCCAATCCAATCAAGGTGTGCAATATTCAGATTTGTTCCTGTTAAAGGCCATCAGATCATTAAAAGGTTGGAGTACATTGCCCAGGCCGAAGGTCTTAAGATTGACATCGCCGCCATTGAAAGCATAGTTTACTTTGCTGAGGGTGATATGAGAAGGGCTGTTAACATTTTACAGGCCTCTTCTTCTGCAGGTGAAGAAGTTACAGAGGAAAGTGTTGATGAAGTTGTATCTAAAGCCAAACCAAAGGATGTTAAAAAGATCGTTAACAAGGCACTTGATGGTGACTTTATAGGTGCTAGAGAACTTTTAAGAGATGTTATGGTTGTTCAGGGTACCAGTGGAGAGGATATGGTGACCCAAATATACCAGGAAGTTTCTAAAATGGCTTTAGATGGATCATTAAATGAGGATATTTATATTAACCTTGTTGAAAGTATTGGTGAAACAGATTACAGAATAAGAGAGGGATCAAACCCAAGAATTCAATTGGAAGCGTTGTTAACCAAGTTTTTAATAAATTCAAAGGCAGATTAA
- a CDS encoding roadblock/LC7 domain-containing protein, with product MKNSDLLFKLERIVIDLVKVDGVDGGLIVDDTGKVVAKRMLQDIDIELFGPMSNVITSSSKRLFNSSHQGEIQRVLIESLNGKALFLNLENVHLIVLMKNHSNVGLILVSSKRAAEKIRVLSKDLKPDIVETIIEPAKEPLKTEIEPEVSPEKLEVVKSEVAVDEISDLKLVETPQEEPVVLEESLELEPQIIETESEDKSIQVLESLEVKEFEIETEIAEDVETSKPEAEEEVEEEVESEEVIPIIKPPIAFPDIKKITEVPEDVEARSELILDIYEAVFRAMSIGASKIMGVAPARGLTQKFLPSQECERLLNGVVVESNSTLNFDKIRENASKIKVEDRESEFIEDFTKILDVITDNYGKVMGYEAFRGMVRPEFKIIADSYGPVMNKLGIINKMHPEISELFGS from the coding sequence ATGAAAAACTCTGATCTGTTGTTTAAACTTGAAAGGATCGTTATTGATCTCGTTAAAGTAGATGGGGTAGATGGCGGTTTAATTGTAGATGATACTGGGAAAGTAGTAGCTAAGCGAATGCTTCAAGACATTGATATTGAACTATTTGGACCAATGTCAAATGTTATTACCAGCTCTTCCAAAAGGTTGTTCAATTCATCCCATCAAGGAGAAATACAAAGGGTACTAATTGAATCGTTGAATGGTAAAGCTCTTTTTTTAAATCTTGAAAATGTACATTTAATTGTACTAATGAAAAATCATTCCAACGTTGGTCTGATTTTAGTTTCATCTAAAAGGGCTGCAGAAAAGATCAGAGTTTTGAGTAAAGATTTAAAACCAGATATTGTTGAAACAATAATAGAACCTGCAAAAGAACCTTTAAAAACGGAAATTGAGCCGGAAGTATCCCCTGAAAAACTTGAAGTGGTTAAATCTGAGGTGGCGGTTGATGAAATATCAGACCTGAAACTTGTGGAAACACCTCAAGAGGAACCGGTTGTCTTAGAGGAATCTTTAGAACTTGAACCACAAATAATAGAAACTGAATCAGAAGATAAGAGCATTCAGGTTTTGGAATCTTTGGAAGTTAAAGAATTTGAGATTGAAACTGAAATAGCAGAGGATGTTGAAACTTCTAAACCAGAAGCTGAAGAAGAAGTGGAAGAAGAAGTAGAATCTGAAGAAGTTATTCCTATAATTAAACCTCCTATTGCTTTCCCAGATATTAAAAAGATAACTGAAGTTCCTGAAGATGTCGAAGCCAGATCTGAGTTAATTTTAGATATTTATGAGGCCGTATTCCGGGCCATGTCCATTGGTGCCAGTAAGATCATGGGTGTTGCACCTGCAAGGGGTTTGACACAGAAGTTTTTACCATCACAGGAATGTGAAAGGCTATTAAATGGAGTTGTTGTTGAAAGTAATTCAACATTGAACTTCGATAAAATTAGGGAAAACGCTTCTAAAATCAAAGTTGAGGATAGAGAATCGGAGTTTATCGAAGATTTCACAAAAATTTTAGATGTTATCACCGATAACTACGGAAAAGTTATGGGCTACGAAGCATTTAGAGGAATGGTAAGGCCAGAATTTAAGATTATTGCAGATTCTTATGGTCCAGTCATGAACAAATTAGGAATAATCAACAAAATGCACCCTGAGATCTCCGAACTCTTCGGAAGTTAA